A window from Streptomyces sp. NBC_00299 encodes these proteins:
- a CDS encoding DEAD/DEAH box helicase yields MAFNHLPAGVHDALVPLSVTPVTHSVPMAKNLRSDRSPTGPVSRVDPGTVLGRLASGPNRASRITHTEHVPPRAGRHAVWPDRIRAEVIAAVQTAGIEHPWAHQARAAEHALDGASVVVATGTASGKSLAYLVPVLSTLLDGSEAPNGRGATALYLAPTKALAADQCRSVKELSHPLGNSVRSAVYDGDTPFEEREWIRQYANYVLTNPDMLHRGILPSHPRWSSFLKSLKYVVIDECHTYRGVFGSHVAQVLRRLRRLCARYGASPVFLLASATAAEPAVAAGRLTGLPVVEVADDASPRGELVFALWEPPLTELQGEKGAPVRRTATAETADLLTDLAVQGTRTVAFVRSRRGAELISVIAQERLAEVDRSLARRVAAYRGGYLPEERRALEQALHSGELLGLAATTALELGIDVSGLDAVLIAGYPGTRASLWQQAGRAGRSGQGALAVLVARDDPLDTYLVHHPEALFDRPVESTVLDPDNPYVLAPHLCAAAAEIPLTDEDLALFGPETEALLPQLEAAKLLRRRTKAWHWTRRERAADLTDIRGEGGTPVQVVESGTGRLLGTVDAGAAHGTVHEGAVHLHQGRTYLVRSLDLEDSVALVEEAAPSYSTVARDTTAISVLETDIEVPWGDGRLCYGSVEVTNQVVSFLRRRLITGEVLGETKLDLPPRTLRTRAVWWTVTEDQLDEARINPEILGGALHAAEHASIGLLPLFATCDRWDIGGVSIPLHPDTLLPTVFVYDGHPGGAGFAERAFHTARSWLTATRQAIASCECDAGCPSCIQSPKCGNGNDPLHKRGAVRLLTVLLRGAPEEAEESGMGGGGEVAMEREGDAVAAREGGAVLDR; encoded by the coding sequence ATGGCATTCAATCACTTACCGGCAGGCGTGCACGACGCCTTGGTCCCATTGTCCGTCACGCCAGTGACACACTCGGTGCCGATGGCCAAGAATCTCCGATCCGATCGATCCCCGACGGGCCCCGTTTCCCGGGTGGACCCGGGCACGGTGCTGGGACGGCTCGCCTCGGGACCGAACCGGGCTTCGCGCATCACTCATACGGAGCATGTGCCCCCGCGCGCCGGTCGCCATGCCGTCTGGCCTGATCGGATCCGCGCCGAGGTCATCGCCGCGGTACAGACGGCCGGAATCGAACATCCCTGGGCCCACCAGGCACGCGCCGCCGAGCACGCCCTGGACGGCGCCTCGGTGGTCGTCGCCACGGGCACGGCGTCGGGCAAGTCCCTGGCCTACCTGGTGCCGGTCCTGTCGACACTTCTGGACGGCTCCGAGGCGCCGAACGGGCGCGGCGCCACCGCCCTCTACCTGGCTCCGACCAAAGCTCTTGCGGCGGATCAGTGCCGTTCGGTGAAGGAACTTTCACATCCGCTGGGCAATTCCGTACGGTCGGCCGTGTACGACGGCGATACTCCGTTCGAGGAACGCGAGTGGATCCGGCAGTACGCCAACTACGTGCTGACCAACCCCGACATGCTGCACCGCGGCATACTCCCGTCCCACCCCCGCTGGTCCTCCTTCCTGAAGTCGCTGAAGTACGTCGTCATCGACGAGTGCCACACCTACCGCGGTGTCTTCGGCTCCCACGTCGCCCAGGTCCTGCGCCGCCTGCGCCGCCTGTGCGCCCGCTACGGCGCCTCTCCCGTCTTCCTGCTGGCCTCCGCGACCGCCGCCGAGCCCGCGGTCGCCGCAGGCCGTCTCACCGGCCTTCCGGTGGTGGAGGTCGCCGACGACGCCTCCCCTCGCGGCGAGCTGGTCTTCGCCCTCTGGGAGCCGCCGCTCACCGAGCTCCAGGGCGAGAAGGGCGCCCCCGTCCGCCGCACCGCCACCGCCGAAACGGCCGACCTCCTGACCGACCTCGCCGTCCAGGGCACCCGCACGGTCGCCTTCGTACGCTCCCGGCGTGGCGCCGAGCTGATCTCCGTCATCGCGCAGGAACGCCTCGCCGAGGTAGATCGCTCCCTCGCCCGGCGTGTCGCGGCGTACCGCGGCGGCTACCTCCCCGAGGAACGCCGCGCCCTGGAACAGGCCCTCCACTCCGGCGAACTCCTCGGCCTCGCCGCCACCACCGCCCTGGAACTCGGCATCGACGTCTCGGGCCTGGACGCCGTGCTGATCGCCGGCTACCCGGGCACGCGCGCCTCCCTGTGGCAGCAGGCGGGCCGGGCCGGGCGCTCCGGGCAGGGTGCGCTGGCCGTCCTGGTCGCCCGCGACGACCCGCTGGACACCTACCTCGTCCACCATCCCGAGGCCCTGTTCGACCGTCCGGTGGAATCGACCGTCCTCGACCCCGACAACCCGTACGTCCTCGCCCCCCACCTGTGCGCCGCCGCCGCCGAAATCCCGCTGACGGACGAGGACCTGGCACTGTTCGGCCCCGAGACCGAGGCGCTGTTGCCGCAGCTGGAGGCCGCGAAGCTACTGCGCCGCCGCACGAAGGCCTGGCACTGGACGCGCCGGGAACGGGCCGCCGACCTGACCGACATCCGCGGCGAGGGCGGCACCCCGGTCCAGGTGGTCGAGTCCGGGACGGGCAGGCTGCTCGGCACCGTCGACGCGGGCGCCGCGCACGGCACTGTGCACGAGGGCGCGGTGCACCTGCACCAGGGCCGTACGTACCTGGTGCGCTCCCTCGACCTGGAGGATTCGGTCGCCCTGGTCGAGGAGGCCGCCCCGTCGTACTCGACGGTCGCCCGCGACACGACGGCGATCTCCGTCCTGGAGACGGACATCGAGGTCCCCTGGGGTGACGGCCGCCTTTGCTACGGCTCCGTCGAGGTCACCAACCAGGTGGTCTCCTTCCTGCGGCGCCGGCTGATCACCGGCGAAGTACTGGGCGAGACGAAGCTCGACCTCCCTCCTCGTACGCTGCGCACGCGCGCGGTGTGGTGGACGGTCACCGAGGACCAGCTGGACGAGGCCCGGATCAACCCGGAGATCCTCGGCGGCGCCCTGCACGCCGCCGAGCACGCCTCGATCGGCCTGCTGCCCCTCTTCGCGACCTGCGACCGCTGGGACATCGGCGGCGTCTCGATCCCGCTGCACCCCGACACGCTGCTCCCGACGGTCTTCGTCTACGACGGCCACCCCGGCGGCGCGGGCTTCGCCGAGCGCGCCTTCCACACCGCCCGCAGCTGGCTCACCGCCACCCGCCAGGCCATCGCCTCCTGCGAGTGCGACGCCGGCTGCCCGTCCTGCATCCAGTCCCCCAAGTGCGGCAACGGCAACGATCCGCTGCACAAGCGGGGGGCCGTGCGACTGCTCACTGTGCTGTTGCGGGGGGCGCCGGAGGAGGCGGAGGAGTCTGGGATGGGTGGGGGCGGGGAGGTTGCCATGGAGCGGGAAGGCGACGCTGTCGCGGCTCGGGAGGGCGGGGCTGTGCTGGATCGGTAG
- a CDS encoding sodium-translocating pyrophosphatase: MAGLPTPHQLDQPTTLAAAVLTDDNRIIITIIGVVALAALVVAGVLVRQVLAAGEGTDSMKKIAAAVQEGANAYLARQLRTLGVFAIVVFFLLMLLPADDWNQRIGRSVFFLIGAAFSAGTGYIGMWLAVRSNVRVAAAAREATPAEGEPEKDLTAVSHKAMKIAFRTGGVVGMFTVGLGLLGASCVVLVYAADAPKVLEGFGLGAALIAMFMRVGGGIFTKAADVGADLVGKVEQGIPEDDPRNAATIADNVGDNVGDCAGMAADLFESYAVTLVAALILGSAAFGDSGLAFPLIVPAIGVITAMIGIFAVAPRRSDRSGMTAINRGFFISAVISIVLVAAAVYIYLPSSYADLEGVTDAAIAAKDGDPRILALVAVVIGIVLAAVIQQLTGYFTETNRRPVMDIGKTSLTGPATVVLAGISVGLESAVYTALLIGLGVYGAFLLGGTSIMLALFAVALAGTGLLTTVGVIVAMDTFGPVSDNAQGIAEMSGDVEGAGAQVLTNLDAVGNTTKAITKGIAIATAVLAAAALFGSYRDAITTGARDVGEKLSGEGAPMNLMMDISQPNNLVGLIAGAAVVFLFSGLAINAVSRSAGSVVYEVRRQFRERPGIMDYTEQPEYGKVVDICTRDALRELATPGLLAVLAPIFIGFTLGVGALGAFLAGAIGSGTLMAVFLANSGGAWDNAKKLVEDGHHGGKGSEAHAATVIGDTVGDPFKDTAGPAINPLLKVMNLVALLIAPAVIQFSYGEDKNVGVRVVIAVLSLLVIVGSVYVSKRRGIAMGDEGNADRVAKPADPAVVS, encoded by the coding sequence ATGGCGGGGCTTCCTACCCCTCATCAGCTGGACCAACCCACTACCCTCGCAGCCGCAGTGCTGACGGACGACAACCGGATCATCATCACGATCATCGGTGTCGTCGCACTGGCAGCGCTCGTGGTCGCCGGAGTCCTGGTACGCCAGGTGCTCGCGGCGGGCGAGGGCACCGACAGCATGAAGAAGATCGCGGCCGCGGTCCAGGAAGGAGCCAACGCCTATCTGGCCCGGCAGCTGCGCACGCTCGGCGTATTCGCCATCGTCGTGTTCTTCCTGCTCATGCTGCTTCCCGCGGACGACTGGAATCAGCGCATCGGCCGATCGGTGTTCTTCTTGATCGGCGCCGCGTTCTCGGCGGGCACCGGTTATATCGGTATGTGGCTCGCCGTGCGCAGCAATGTGCGCGTTGCCGCAGCCGCGCGCGAAGCGACCCCGGCGGAGGGTGAGCCGGAAAAGGATCTCACCGCCGTCTCGCACAAAGCCATGAAGATCGCTTTCCGCACCGGCGGCGTCGTCGGCATGTTCACGGTGGGGCTCGGTCTGCTGGGCGCCTCCTGTGTGGTGCTGGTGTACGCGGCCGACGCGCCGAAGGTGCTCGAAGGATTCGGCCTCGGCGCCGCGCTGATCGCGATGTTCATGCGTGTCGGCGGCGGCATCTTCACCAAGGCCGCCGACGTCGGCGCCGACCTGGTCGGCAAGGTCGAACAGGGCATTCCGGAGGACGACCCGCGCAATGCCGCGACCATCGCCGACAATGTGGGCGACAACGTCGGCGACTGCGCGGGCATGGCGGCCGACCTCTTCGAGTCGTACGCCGTGACCCTGGTCGCCGCGCTGATCCTCGGGTCGGCGGCGTTCGGTGACTCCGGGCTCGCCTTCCCGCTGATCGTGCCGGCCATCGGCGTGATCACCGCGATGATCGGCATCTTCGCCGTGGCACCGCGCCGCAGCGACCGCAGCGGCATGACGGCGATCAACCGCGGGTTCTTCATCTCCGCGGTGATCTCGATCGTGCTGGTCGCGGCCGCCGTCTACATCTACCTGCCGTCGTCGTACGCCGACCTCGAGGGCGTCACCGACGCGGCCATCGCGGCCAAGGACGGCGATCCGCGGATCCTCGCGCTCGTCGCCGTGGTCATCGGCATCGTGCTGGCCGCTGTCATCCAGCAGCTGACCGGCTACTTCACCGAGACCAACCGCCGCCCGGTCATGGACATCGGCAAGACCTCGCTCACCGGTCCCGCCACCGTCGTCCTCGCCGGCATCTCGGTCGGTCTCGAATCCGCCGTCTACACCGCCCTGTTGATCGGCCTCGGTGTCTACGGGGCGTTCCTGCTCGGCGGTACGTCGATCATGCTGGCGCTGTTCGCGGTGGCGCTGGCCGGCACCGGCCTGCTCACCACGGTCGGTGTGATCGTCGCCATGGACACCTTCGGTCCGGTCTCCGACAACGCGCAGGGCATCGCCGAGATGTCCGGCGACGTCGAGGGCGCGGGCGCCCAGGTGCTCACCAACCTGGACGCGGTCGGCAACACCACCAAGGCCATCACCAAGGGCATCGCCATCGCCACCGCCGTCCTCGCGGCAGCGGCGCTCTTCGGGTCGTACCGCGACGCCATCACCACCGGCGCGCGGGACGTGGGCGAGAAACTCAGCGGCGAAGGCGCGCCGATGAACCTGATGATGGACATCTCGCAGCCCAACAACCTCGTCGGTCTGATCGCGGGCGCGGCGGTCGTCTTCCTCTTCTCGGGGCTCGCGATCAACGCCGTGTCGCGGTCGGCGGGTTCCGTGGTGTACGAGGTGCGGCGGCAGTTCCGCGAGCGTCCCGGGATCATGGACTACACGGAGCAGCCGGAGTACGGCAAGGTCGTCGACATCTGCACCAGGGATGCCCTGCGCGAGCTCGCCACGCCGGGACTGCTCGCCGTACTGGCGCCCATCTTCATCGGGTTCACGCTCGGGGTCGGTGCCCTGGGCGCGTTCCTGGCGGGCGCGATCGGCTCCGGCACGCTGATGGCGGTGTTCCTCGCCAACTCCGGCGGCGCCTGGGACAACGCCAAGAAGCTCGTCGAGGACGGCCACCACGGCGGCAAGGGCAGCGAGGCCCACGCCGCGACGGTGATCGGCGACACGGTCGGCGACCCCTTCAAGGACACCGCCGGTCCCGCGATCAACCCGCTGCTGAAGGTGATGAACCTGGTCGCACTGCTCATCGCGCCCGCGGTCATCCAGTTCAGCTACGGCGAGGACAAGAACGTCGGGGTACGGGTCGTGATCGCCGTACTCTCGCTCCTTGTGATCGTCGGCTCGGTGTACGTCTCCAAGCGGCGCGGTATCGCCATGGGTGACGAAGGCAACGCCGACAGGGTGGCCAAGCCGGCCGACCCCGCGGTGGTTTCATAG
- a CDS encoding ATP-binding protein: protein MATVELRFSALPEHVRTARLVAAAVARRAGVDEAVLDEVRLAVGEACTRAVGLHQSVGITAPVKVALIEEEKQFSIEVGDEAPRSVPGERSAGAAGGDGEVEAEEDEMGLAVISGLVDDVEVSAGEHGGLIRMTWPTTPPAAVLA, encoded by the coding sequence ATGGCCACCGTTGAACTCCGCTTCAGCGCGCTGCCCGAGCACGTCAGGACCGCCCGACTGGTGGCGGCAGCGGTGGCGCGCAGGGCCGGAGTGGACGAGGCCGTACTCGACGAGGTCAGGCTCGCCGTCGGCGAGGCCTGTACCCGTGCCGTCGGACTGCACCAGAGCGTCGGCATCACGGCTCCGGTGAAGGTCGCGCTGATCGAGGAGGAGAAACAGTTCTCCATCGAGGTCGGCGACGAGGCACCACGCTCCGTTCCCGGTGAACGGTCGGCCGGTGCCGCAGGTGGCGACGGTGAAGTGGAGGCCGAGGAGGACGAGATGGGCCTCGCGGTCATCAGCGGACTCGTCGACGACGTCGAGGTCTCCGCCGGGGAGCACGGTGGGCTGATCCGTATGACCTGGCCGACCACACCGCCGGCCGCGGTACTCGCCTGA
- a CDS encoding small secreted protein encodes MNKKLTAALSGGAVLLLALTGCTSDEGNPELDAWAKKVCDAVPAQNAKISAAYVAITKAAKDTTSTPKELQQADSEAFQDLADGYKARANLISNAGAPPGVKDGAKVQQDVVKKLTALSAAYGDLKKRVDGLDTKNQAKFASGLKDVSAEMKQVETQRKSAVDALKTLESGDTKKALTSQEGCKQAASVTASAAAADS; translated from the coding sequence GTGAACAAGAAGCTCACGGCCGCACTGTCCGGCGGTGCGGTGCTGCTGCTGGCGCTGACGGGATGCACGAGTGACGAGGGCAACCCGGAGCTGGACGCCTGGGCCAAGAAGGTCTGCGACGCGGTGCCGGCGCAGAACGCGAAGATCTCGGCGGCCTACGTCGCGATCACCAAGGCGGCCAAGGACACCACCAGCACGCCCAAGGAGCTCCAGCAGGCCGATTCCGAGGCCTTCCAGGACCTTGCCGACGGCTACAAGGCGCGCGCGAACCTCATCAGCAACGCCGGTGCGCCTCCCGGCGTCAAGGACGGTGCGAAGGTCCAGCAGGACGTCGTCAAGAAGCTCACCGCTCTGTCCGCGGCATACGGCGACCTGAAGAAGCGGGTCGACGGCCTGGACACCAAGAACCAGGCGAAGTTCGCGTCCGGCCTCAAGGACGTGTCGGCCGAGATGAAGCAGGTGGAGACCCAGCGCAAGAGCGCCGTCGACGCGCTGAAGACGCTGGAGTCGGGCGACACCAAGAAGGCACTGACCTCACAGGAGGGCTGCAAGCAGGCCGCCTCGGTGACCGCGTCGGCCGCGGCTGCCGACAGCTGA
- a CDS encoding class I SAM-dependent methyltransferase — translation MSDSSLPALPASDRHDVAARLREALLGASFTADGLLELLGAPAYAALARSETVPALRATRGDTPLEALVRLFLLQQPVPHARVAGVLPVDACLESGWMVRVGGNPAGPGDPGDDVAATVDVRPYGGPAGEDWFIVSDLGCAVGGAGGIGSKNEGVVLGVGGASTTLAGITVRTPVSAALDVGTGSGIQALHATQHATRVTATDLNPRALHITALTLALSGAPAADLREGSLFEPLKNGETYDLIVSNPPFVISPGARLTYRDGGMGGDDLCRSIVQGAGERLSEGGFAQFLANWQHVEGEDWQDRLRSWVPRGCDAWIVQREVQDVTQYAELWLRDAGDHRGDAAEYQARYDAWLDEFEARKVKAVGFGWITLRKTSAAVPAITVEEWPHPVEQPLGETVRAHFDRLDYLRANDDAALLEDHFRLAAEIVQEQIGMPGAEDPEHVVLRQHRGMRRATQVDTVGAGFAGVCDGSLSAGRILDAIAQLMGEDPVLLRDRTPAQIRLLVEQGFLEPARS, via the coding sequence GTGAGTGACTCCAGCCTGCCTGCCCTGCCCGCGTCCGACCGCCACGATGTAGCCGCCCGGCTGCGGGAGGCCCTGCTCGGGGCCTCCTTCACCGCCGACGGGTTGCTCGAACTGCTCGGCGCGCCCGCCTACGCGGCGCTCGCGCGCAGCGAGACCGTGCCCGCGCTCCGGGCGACCCGCGGAGACACGCCCCTGGAGGCGCTCGTACGGCTGTTCCTGTTGCAGCAGCCCGTCCCGCACGCGCGCGTGGCGGGTGTGCTGCCCGTCGACGCGTGCCTGGAGAGCGGGTGGATGGTCCGCGTCGGCGGGAACCCGGCCGGGCCCGGGGACCCCGGCGACGACGTCGCCGCGACAGTCGACGTACGGCCGTACGGCGGGCCCGCGGGCGAGGACTGGTTCATCGTGTCCGACCTGGGGTGCGCGGTCGGCGGTGCCGGCGGCATCGGCAGCAAGAACGAGGGCGTCGTCCTCGGCGTCGGCGGCGCGTCCACGACCCTCGCAGGCATCACCGTCCGTACGCCCGTCTCCGCCGCCCTGGACGTCGGCACCGGTTCCGGAATCCAGGCGCTCCACGCCACGCAGCACGCCACGCGCGTGACGGCGACCGATCTCAACCCGCGCGCGCTGCACATCACCGCGCTCACGCTCGCGCTGTCCGGCGCCCCGGCCGCGGATCTGCGGGAGGGCTCGCTGTTCGAGCCGCTCAAGAACGGTGAGACGTACGACCTGATCGTCTCGAACCCGCCCTTCGTGATCTCACCGGGCGCGCGGCTGACGTACCGCGACGGCGGCATGGGCGGGGACGATCTGTGCCGGTCGATCGTTCAGGGGGCGGGGGAGCGGCTGAGCGAGGGCGGGTTCGCGCAGTTCCTCGCCAACTGGCAGCACGTGGAAGGGGAGGACTGGCAGGACAGGCTGCGGTCGTGGGTGCCGCGCGGGTGCGACGCGTGGATCGTGCAGCGCGAGGTCCAGGACGTCACGCAGTACGCCGAGCTGTGGCTCAGGGACGCCGGCGACCACCGGGGTGACGCGGCCGAGTACCAGGCGCGGTACGACGCGTGGCTGGACGAGTTCGAGGCGCGCAAGGTGAAGGCCGTCGGGTTCGGGTGGATCACCCTGCGCAAGACGTCGGCCGCCGTGCCCGCGATCACGGTGGAGGAATGGCCGCACCCGGTCGAGCAGCCGCTCGGCGAGACGGTCCGGGCTCACTTCGACCGGCTCGACTACCTGCGTGCCAACGACGACGCGGCCCTGCTGGAGGATCACTTCAGGCTCGCCGCGGAGATCGTGCAGGAGCAGATCGGGATGCCCGGCGCCGAGGACCCGGAGCACGTGGTGCTGCGCCAGCACCGCGGCATGCGCCGGGCCACCCAGGTGGACACGGTCGGCGCGGGCTTCGCGGGCGTGTGCGACGGCTCGCTGAGCGCCGGGCGCATTCTGGACGCCATCGCCCAACTCATGGGCGAGGACCCGGTGCTGCTCCGCGACCGTACGCCCGCGCAGATCCGGCTGTTGGTGGAGCAGGGCTTTCTCGAGCCGGCCAGGTCATAG
- the bldG gene encoding anti-sigma factor antagonist BldG, whose product MDLSLSTRTVGDRTVVEVGGEIDVYTAPKLREQLVELVNDGSFHLVVDMEGVDFLDSTGLGVLVGGLKRVRAHEGSLRLVCNQERILKIFRITGLTKVFPIHTSVEEAVAATD is encoded by the coding sequence GTGGACCTGTCCCTGTCGACCCGTACCGTCGGCGATCGTACGGTCGTCGAGGTCGGTGGCGAAATCGACGTATATACCGCGCCCAAGCTGCGCGAGCAGTTGGTCGAGCTGGTGAACGACGGGAGTTTCCACCTCGTCGTCGACATGGAGGGCGTGGACTTCCTCGACTCCACCGGGCTCGGCGTGCTGGTCGGCGGCCTGAAGCGTGTGCGTGCCCATGAGGGCTCCCTGCGCCTGGTCTGCAACCAGGAGCGCATTCTGAAGATCTTCCGTATCACCGGCCTCACCAAGGTGTTCCCGATCCACACCTCGGTCGAGGAAGCGGTAGCGGCTACCGACTGA
- the topA gene encoding type I DNA topoisomerase, which translates to MSPTSETAQGGRRLVIVESPAKAKTIKGYLGPGYVVEASVGHIRDLPNGAAEVPEKYTGEVRRLGVDVEHDFEPIYVVNADKRAQVKKLKDLLKESDELFLATDEDREGEAIAWHLQEVLKPKVPVKRMVFHEITKAAIQAAVANPRELNQKLVDAQETRRILDRLYGYEVSPVLWKKVMPRLSAGRVQSVATRLVVERERERIAFRSAEYWDLTGTFATGRAGDSSDPSSLVARLQTVDGRRVAQGRDFDSLGQIKSANTLHLDEANARALAAALENTQFAVRSVESKPYRRSPYAPFRTTTLQQEASRKLGFGAKATMQVAQKLYENGYITYMRTDSTTLSDTAVAAARAQVTQLYGADYLPSAPRTYAGKVKNAQEAHEAIRPSGDRFRTPAETGLTGDQFKLYELIWKRTVASQMKDATGNSVTVKIGGSSADGRDVEFSASGKTITFHGFLKAYVEGADDPNAELDDRERRLPQVSEGDALSAEEITVDGHATKPPARYTEASLVKELEEREIGRPSTYASIIGTILDRGYVFKKGTALVPSFLSFAVVNLLEKHFGRLVDYDFTARMEDDLDRIARGEAQSVPWLKRFYFGEGTHNGGAAEAGNGDGDHLGGLKELVTDLGAIDAREVSSFPVGNDIVLRVGRYGPYIERGEKDSENHQRADVPEDLAPDELSVELAEELLAKPSGDFELGADPQTGHQIIARDGRYGPYVTEVLPEGTPKTGKNAVKPRTASLFKSMALDTVTLEDALKLMSLPRVVGKDAEGVEITAQNGRYGPYLKKGTDSRSLQAEEQLFTITLEEAQAIYAQPKQRGRAAAKPPLKELGTDPVSEKPVVVKDGRFGPYVTDGETNATLRSGDSVEEITPERGFELLAEKRAKGPAKKTAKKAPAKKATAKKAAPAKKTAAKKTAAKKTTTAAKKTTTAAKKTTAKKTTAKKATASKSASED; encoded by the coding sequence TTGTCCCCGACCAGCGAGACCGCACAGGGCGGCCGCCGACTCGTCATCGTCGAGTCGCCTGCCAAGGCGAAGACGATCAAGGGCTACCTGGGCCCCGGCTACGTAGTCGAAGCGAGCGTCGGGCACATCCGCGACCTTCCGAACGGCGCCGCGGAGGTGCCGGAGAAGTACACCGGCGAGGTCCGCCGCCTCGGCGTGGACGTCGAGCACGACTTCGAGCCGATCTATGTCGTCAATGCCGACAAGCGGGCTCAGGTCAAGAAGCTCAAGGACCTGCTGAAGGAGTCCGACGAGCTCTTCCTCGCCACCGATGAGGACCGCGAGGGCGAGGCCATCGCGTGGCACCTCCAGGAAGTGCTCAAGCCCAAGGTCCCGGTCAAGCGGATGGTCTTCCACGAGATCACCAAGGCCGCGATCCAGGCCGCCGTCGCCAACCCCCGCGAGCTGAACCAGAAGCTGGTCGACGCCCAGGAGACCCGCCGCATCCTCGACCGCCTCTACGGCTACGAGGTCTCGCCGGTCCTGTGGAAGAAGGTCATGCCGCGCCTGTCGGCCGGCCGAGTCCAGTCCGTCGCCACCCGGCTCGTCGTGGAGCGGGAACGCGAGCGCATCGCGTTTCGTTCTGCTGAGTACTGGGACCTGACGGGCACCTTCGCGACCGGCCGCGCCGGGGATTCGTCGGACCCGTCGTCGCTGGTCGCCCGCCTGCAGACCGTCGACGGCAGGCGGGTCGCGCAGGGCCGCGACTTCGACTCCCTGGGACAGATCAAGAGCGCGAACACCCTCCACCTCGACGAGGCGAACGCCCGCGCCCTCGCCGCCGCCCTGGAGAACACGCAGTTCGCGGTGCGGTCCGTCGAGTCCAAGCCGTACCGCCGCTCGCCGTACGCCCCGTTCCGTACGACGACGCTGCAGCAGGAGGCGAGCCGCAAGCTCGGCTTCGGCGCGAAGGCCACCATGCAGGTCGCGCAGAAGCTGTACGAGAACGGCTACATCACGTACATGCGTACGGACTCCACGACGCTGAGCGACACGGCCGTCGCGGCGGCCCGCGCCCAGGTCACGCAGCTCTACGGCGCCGACTACCTGCCGTCGGCCCCCCGGACCTACGCCGGGAAGGTCAAGAACGCGCAGGAGGCGCACGAGGCGATCCGCCCCTCCGGTGACCGCTTCCGCACGCCCGCCGAGACCGGGCTGACCGGCGACCAGTTCAAGCTCTACGAGCTGATCTGGAAGCGGACGGTCGCCTCGCAGATGAAGGACGCGACCGGTAACTCGGTCACGGTCAAGATCGGCGGCTCGTCGGCCGACGGACGGGACGTCGAGTTCAGCGCGTCCGGCAAGACGATCACCTTCCATGGCTTCCTGAAGGCCTACGTCGAGGGCGCCGACGACCCGAACGCCGAGCTGGACGACCGTGAGCGCCGCCTGCCGCAGGTCAGCGAGGGCGACGCGCTCAGCGCCGAGGAGATCACGGTCGACGGGCACGCCACCAAGCCCCCGGCCCGCTACACCGAGGCGTCGCTGGTCAAGGAGCTGGAAGAGCGGGAGATCGGCCGCCCGTCGACGTACGCGTCGATCATCGGCACGATCCTCGACCGCGGCTACGTGTTCAAGAAGGGCACGGCCCTGGTGCCGTCCTTCCTGTCCTTCGCCGTGGTCAACCTCCTGGAGAAGCACTTCGGGCGGCTCGTCGACTACGACTTCACCGCGAGGATGGAGGACGACCTCGACCGCATCGCCCGCGGCGAGGCCCAGTCCGTGCCGTGGCTGAAGCGGTTCTACTTCGGCGAAGGCACCCACAACGGCGGCGCGGCCGAGGCCGGCAACGGCGACGGGGACCACCTCGGTGGCCTCAAGGAGCTGGTGACCGACCTGGGCGCGATCGACGCGCGCGAGGTGTCGTCGTTCCCGGTGGGCAACGACATCGTGCTGCGCGTCGGCCGCTACGGCCCGTACATCGAGCGCGGCGAGAAGGACTCCGAGAACCACCAGCGGGCGGACGTCCCCGAGGACCTGGCCCCGGACGAGCTGTCCGTGGAGCTCGCGGAGGAACTGCTCGCCAAGCCGAGCGGTGACTTCGAGCTCGGTGCCGACCCGCAGACCGGCCACCAGATCATCGCCCGTGACGGCCGCTACGGCCCGTACGTCACCGAGGTGCTCCCCGAGGGCACCCCGAAGACCGGCAAGAACGCCGTGAAGCCGCGTACGGCCTCACTGTTCAAGTCGATGGCGCTCGACACGGTGACGCTGGAGGACGCGCTCAAGCTGATGTCGCTGCCGCGAGTCGTCGGCAAGGACGCGGAGGGCGTGGAGATCACCGCGCAGAACGGCCGCTACGGCCCGTACCTGAAGAAGGGCACGGACTCGCGCTCGCTGCAGGCCGAGGAGCAGCTCTTCACGATCACGCTGGAAGAGGCGCAGGCGATCTACGCCCAGCCCAAGCAGCGTGGCCGCGCGGCCGCCAAGCCGCCGCTGAAGGAGCTGGGCACCGACCCGGTGAGCGAGAAGCCGGTCGTCGTCAAGGACGGTCGCTTCGGGCCGTACGTCACCGACGGGGAGACCAACGCGACCCTGCGCTCCGGCGACAGCGTCGAGGAGATCACCCCCGAGCGCGGCTTCGAGCTGCTCGCCGAGAAGCGGGCGAAGGGGCCCGCCAAGAAGACGGCGAAGAAGGCACCCGCGAAGAAGGCGACCGCCAAGAAGGCCGCCCCGGCCAAGAAGACGGCCGCCAAGAAGACCGCGGCGAAGAAGACGACGACGGCTGCGAAGAAGACGACGACGGCTGCGAAGAAGACGACGGCCAAGAAGACGACTGCCAAGAAGGCGACGGCTTCGAAGTCGGCGAGCGAGGACTGA